One Labeo rohita strain BAU-BD-2019 unplaced genomic scaffold, IGBB_LRoh.1.0 scaffold_262, whole genome shotgun sequence genomic region harbors:
- the LOC127159904 gene encoding interferon-induced protein 44-like isoform X2 produces MIQCFGTIKDLKEKLENFSPSHPDVKDIKILVAGQIGAGKSSFINSIESAFLGRISSRALVNSANGFNHSFTQKLKGFTIRSGKKRLPFTFKDVMGLEVDDLQNFVSKGSQTEDIINVLLGHVKDGYKFNEEQALTYKDQHYTCDPELSDQSFCLVYVVDASTVQFTDDQLIAKLKIIRQRISNKGIPQVVVMTKVDEACPLVKTDLRKVYTSKKIKEKMELCSAKVGVPLTNIFPVKNYHDEIDTEDDMDVLILKALEQIVQLADDRLVDSE; encoded by the exons atgatTCAGTGTTTCGG AACGATAAAAGACCTAAAAGAAAAGCTGGAAAACTTCTCTCCGAGTCATCCAGATGTAAAGGACATCAAGATTCTGGTAGCTGGACAAATTGGAGCGGGAAAGTCCAGCTTTATAAACTCTATCGAGAGCGCCTTTCTAGGACGGATCTCATCTAGAGCGTTGGTTAATTCAGCTAATGGTTTCAATCACAGTTTCACTCAAAAA CTCAAAGGATTCACCATCAGAAGTGGGAAAAAAAGGTTGCCCTTCACTTTCAAAGATGTCATGGGTTTGGAAGTTGATGACCTGCAAAACTTTGTATCGAAAGGGTCACAAACAGAAGACATCATCAATGTTTTGTTGGGCCATGTGAAGGACGGCTATAAA TTCAATGAGGAGCAGGCACTCACTTACAAGGATCAACATTACACCTGTGACCCTGAACTCTCAGACCAGTCTTTCTGTCTGGTTTACGTCGTAGATGCAAGCACAGTCCAATTCACAGATGATCAGCTAATTGCCAAGTTGAAGATCATCCGCCAGAGAATCAGCAATAAGG GGATTCCTCAAGTGGTTGTCATGACCAAAGTGGATGAAGCATGTCCACTGGTCAAAACAGATCTGAGGAAGGTGTACACTAGCAAGAAGATCAAGGAGAAG ATGGAGTTGTGCAGTGCTAAAGTGGGTGTGCCATTGACAAACATATTCCCAGTGAAGAACTACCATGATGAGATTGATACAGAGGATGACATGGATGTTCTGATACTGAAGGCTCTTGAACAGATTGTTCAGCTTGCTGATGATAGACTGGTGGATAGTGAGTGA
- the LOC127159904 gene encoding interferon-induced protein 44-like isoform X1 — MGSESSKPTPQPSRPRSPSPPRPPPPNPELDKPWRKFEWGTIKDLKEKLENFSPSHPDVKDIKILVAGQIGAGKSSFINSIESAFLGRISSRALVNSANGFNHSFTQKLKGFTIRSGKKRLPFTFKDVMGLEVDDLQNFVSKGSQTEDIINVLLGHVKDGYKFNEEQALTYKDQHYTCDPELSDQSFCLVYVVDASTVQFTDDQLIAKLKIIRQRISNKGIPQVVVMTKVDEACPLVKTDLRKVYTSKKIKEKMELCSAKVGVPLTNIFPVKNYHDEIDTEDDMDVLILKALEQIVQLADDRLVDSE; from the exons ATGGGATCAGAAAGCTCAAAACCAACACCTCAACCATCACGACCACGGTCACCATCACCACCACGACCACCACCACCAAATCCAg AACTGGATAAACCATGGAGGAAATTTGAGTGGGG AACGATAAAAGACCTAAAAGAAAAGCTGGAAAACTTCTCTCCGAGTCATCCAGATGTAAAGGACATCAAGATTCTGGTAGCTGGACAAATTGGAGCGGGAAAGTCCAGCTTTATAAACTCTATCGAGAGCGCCTTTCTAGGACGGATCTCATCTAGAGCGTTGGTTAATTCAGCTAATGGTTTCAATCACAGTTTCACTCAAAAA CTCAAAGGATTCACCATCAGAAGTGGGAAAAAAAGGTTGCCCTTCACTTTCAAAGATGTCATGGGTTTGGAAGTTGATGACCTGCAAAACTTTGTATCGAAAGGGTCACAAACAGAAGACATCATCAATGTTTTGTTGGGCCATGTGAAGGACGGCTATAAA TTCAATGAGGAGCAGGCACTCACTTACAAGGATCAACATTACACCTGTGACCCTGAACTCTCAGACCAGTCTTTCTGTCTGGTTTACGTCGTAGATGCAAGCACAGTCCAATTCACAGATGATCAGCTAATTGCCAAGTTGAAGATCATCCGCCAGAGAATCAGCAATAAGG GGATTCCTCAAGTGGTTGTCATGACCAAAGTGGATGAAGCATGTCCACTGGTCAAAACAGATCTGAGGAAGGTGTACACTAGCAAGAAGATCAAGGAGAAG ATGGAGTTGTGCAGTGCTAAAGTGGGTGTGCCATTGACAAACATATTCCCAGTGAAGAACTACCATGATGAGATTGATACAGAGGATGACATGGATGTTCTGATACTGAAGGCTCTTGAACAGATTGTTCAGCTTGCTGATGATAGACTGGTGGATAGTGAGTGA